The following are encoded together in the Kwoniella europaea PYCC6329 chromosome 1, complete sequence genome:
- a CDS encoding histone H4, translating into MSGRGKGGKGLGKGGAKRHRKVLRDNIQGITKPAIRRLARRGGVKRISGLIYEETRGVLKIFLENVIRDSVTYTEHAKRKTVTSLDVVYALKRQGRTLYGFGA; encoded by the exons ATGTCCGGTCGAGGaaaaggtggtaaaggtttaggtaaaggtggtgcCAAGAGACACAGAAAGGTTTTGAGAGATAACATCCA AGGTATCACCAAGCCCGCCATCAGACGTCTCGCTAGACGAGGTGGTGTCAAGCGAATCTCCGGTTTGATCTACGAAGAGACCCGAGGTGTCCTCAAGATCTTCCTCGAGAACGTCATCAGAGATTCAGTCACTTACACTGAACACGCCAAGAGAAAGACTG TCACCTCCCTCGATGTCGTCTACGCTCTCAAGAGACAAGGTCGAACCCTTTACGGTTTCGGTGCTTAA